The proteins below come from a single Kosakonia sp. SMBL-WEM22 genomic window:
- a CDS encoding flagellar basal body rod protein FlgF, whose amino-acid sequence MDRAIYTAMGAANAALNRQAVTSNNLANASTNGFRAQIAAYRAIPVRGPSVETRTMVTESTPWSDSTMGAMQATGRNLDVAMPQNGWLAVQLPDGSEGYTKDGNIEVDADGQLRVHGMPLIGDGGPLAVPPQAELTLAADGTITALGAGDEPSALAQIGRLKMVNATTGMLKHGDDGLFHVADPAAAAVLPADADLRLMPGMLEGSNVSPVKSMVEMIATSRGFDMNMKVITSVDDNEQKANQLLSAS is encoded by the coding sequence ATGGATCGAGCGATATATACCGCAATGGGCGCGGCTAACGCGGCGCTCAACCGCCAGGCGGTGACCTCAAACAATCTGGCGAACGCATCGACCAACGGGTTCCGGGCGCAGATCGCCGCCTATCGCGCGATCCCGGTGCGCGGCCCGTCGGTGGAGACCCGCACGATGGTGACGGAGTCGACGCCGTGGAGCGACAGCACCATGGGCGCGATGCAGGCCACCGGGCGCAACCTTGACGTGGCGATGCCGCAGAACGGCTGGCTGGCAGTGCAGTTGCCCGACGGCAGTGAAGGCTACACCAAAGATGGCAACATCGAAGTGGATGCCGACGGCCAGCTGCGGGTCCACGGTATGCCGCTGATTGGCGATGGCGGCCCGCTTGCCGTTCCACCACAGGCAGAACTGACACTTGCCGCGGACGGCACCATTACCGCGCTGGGTGCGGGTGATGAGCCCTCCGCGCTGGCGCAGATTGGTCGCCTGAAGATGGTCAATGCCACCACTGGCATGCTGAAACATGGTGACGATGGCCTGTTCCACGTCGCCGATCCGGCCGCTGCCGCCGTGCTGCCCGCCGATGCCGATCTGCGTCTGATGCCCGGCATGCTGGAGGGGAGCAACGTCAGCCCGGTGAAATCGATGGTGGAGATGATCGCCACCTCACGCGGCTTCGACATGAATATGAAAGTCATCACCAGCGTCGATGACAATGAACAGAAAGCCAATCAGTTACTGAGCGCCAGTTAG
- the flgE gene encoding flagellar hook protein FlgE, translating to MSFSQGLSGLNASSQALDVVGNNIANSQTVGFKSGSVAFADVFAGSQVGMGVQVSGVNQNFSDGVLGAGSSALDMGIQGNGFFRMVTEAGRVFYSRNGQFQTDESGYVVNNQGMRLTGYMATGTPPAIQQGAPVGAIQIPTGQMPARASDAGSISGNLDSGNDVVSVTPFDPTNGDSYTYSTQVNAYDSLGNEHAINVYYVKTADNQWTAYSVDSTSPGTTSSVNLTFDTSGKLTTNPAELTVDGAAYQGGAALNFNLDLSGLSQQASENTMDSPSTTGYPPGLMNGYTVGDNGQIIASYSNGESQLLGQVVLSNFTNPGGLESAGNNCWTETLESGQPVTGIADTGNLGSLRGNMLEASNVDLSKEMVNMIVYQRNYQSNSQTIKTQSELLQTLVNLG from the coding sequence ATGAGTTTCTCTCAAGGTCTTAGTGGATTAAACGCCTCATCGCAGGCGTTGGATGTCGTCGGTAACAATATCGCCAACTCCCAGACGGTCGGCTTTAAATCCGGTTCCGTGGCGTTCGCCGATGTCTTCGCCGGCTCGCAGGTCGGGATGGGCGTTCAGGTCTCCGGCGTCAACCAGAACTTCAGCGATGGCGTGCTCGGCGCGGGCAGCAGCGCGCTGGATATGGGTATCCAGGGCAACGGTTTCTTCCGCATGGTGACAGAAGCGGGGCGTGTTTTTTACAGCCGCAATGGTCAGTTCCAGACCGATGAAAGCGGTTATGTGGTCAACAACCAGGGCATGCGCCTGACCGGTTATATGGCCACCGGCACGCCGCCGGCGATCCAGCAGGGCGCACCGGTAGGCGCGATCCAGATCCCGACCGGGCAGATGCCGGCGCGGGCTTCTGACGCGGGGTCTATCTCCGGCAACCTCGACTCCGGTAACGATGTGGTCTCTGTGACCCCGTTCGATCCGACGAATGGCGACTCTTACACCTACTCCACGCAGGTCAACGCCTACGACAGCCTCGGTAACGAGCACGCCATTAACGTCTACTACGTGAAAACTGCGGATAACCAGTGGACCGCGTACTCGGTGGACTCCACGTCACCTGGCACCACCAGCTCCGTCAATCTGACCTTTGATACCTCCGGCAAGCTGACCACCAACCCGGCTGAACTGACTGTCGATGGCGCGGCTTACCAGGGCGGCGCGGCGCTCAACTTCAACCTCGATCTCTCTGGCCTCAGCCAGCAGGCATCTGAAAATACCATGGACAGCCCGAGCACCACCGGTTATCCGCCGGGATTGATGAACGGCTACACCGTCGGTGATAACGGCCAGATCATCGCCTCCTACAGCAACGGCGAAAGCCAGCTGCTGGGCCAGGTGGTACTGAGCAACTTCACCAACCCGGGCGGTCTGGAGTCGGCAGGTAACAACTGCTGGACCGAGACGCTGGAATCCGGGCAGCCGGTAACCGGTATTGCCGACACCGGCAACCTCGGCTCGCTGCGCGGCAACATGCTGGAAGCCTCCAACGTGGATCTGAGTAAAGAGATGGTGAACATGATTGTTTATCAGCGTAACTACCAGTCCAACTCGCAGACCATCAAAACCCAGTCTGAGCTGTTACAGACACTGGTTAACCTGGGTTAA
- a CDS encoding flagellar hook capping FlgD N-terminal domain-containing protein translates to MAVSPLMTQSAATTRSTSSTASTSSNTTTTSTTSGTGSSADELLDSFMTLLVAQMQNQDPTDPMDNNDLTAQLAQFNTAAGVEQLNTTMNSMGTLVASMQQMNSADWVGRDIMIEGDPKVSTATEGNQKVGLSLDSDADEVTVTLTDAAGNAYNAKLKSVEAGVHEYTLDDFDDFQPSDPRTQADTSFTVSFTATNADGSAPAITALKPAKVQSVSFTSSGAVLQLGVNGTASLSEVYLIE, encoded by the coding sequence ATGGCAGTTTCACCGCTTATGACGCAAAGCGCCGCGACGACGAGAAGTACGTCATCCACGGCCTCCACCAGCTCAAATACCACGACCACCAGCACGACCTCAGGCACCGGCTCCAGCGCAGATGAGTTGCTGGACAGCTTTATGACGCTGCTGGTCGCGCAGATGCAGAACCAGGATCCGACCGATCCGATGGATAACAACGATCTGACCGCTCAGCTGGCGCAGTTCAACACGGCGGCGGGCGTTGAGCAGCTCAACACCACCATGAACAGCATGGGTACGCTGGTCGCCAGTATGCAGCAGATGAACTCCGCTGATTGGGTAGGGCGCGACATCATGATTGAGGGCGATCCAAAGGTCTCCACAGCGACCGAGGGCAACCAGAAAGTGGGGCTTTCGCTGGATAGCGACGCGGATGAAGTCACCGTCACCCTCACCGATGCGGCCGGTAACGCCTACAACGCGAAGCTGAAGAGTGTCGAAGCAGGCGTGCATGAGTACACGCTGGATGACTTTGACGATTTCCAGCCGAGCGACCCGCGTACCCAGGCGGACACCAGCTTTACGGTGTCGTTTACCGCCACCAATGCCGATGGCAGCGCGCCAGCCATTACCGCGCTGAAACCGGCAAAAGTGCAGAGCGTCTCCTTCACCAGTTCAGGTGCCGTGCTGCAACTGGGCGTCAATGGTACCGCGTCGCTCAGCGAAGTTTATCTCATTGAATAA
- the flgC gene encoding flagellar basal body rod protein FlgC, giving the protein MSLFSIFDISGSAMTAQSKRLNVSASNMANADSIAGPDGKPYRARQVIFNVDNTPGQEIGGVKVSGVTESEAPDRLVYEPANPLADEQGYVHMPNVDVVGEMVNTISASRSYQANVEVMNSAKSLMLKTLTLGQ; this is encoded by the coding sequence ATGTCGCTGTTTAGTATTTTCGATATTTCCGGGTCGGCAATGACCGCCCAGTCAAAACGACTTAACGTCAGCGCCAGTAATATGGCAAATGCCGACAGTATTGCCGGGCCGGATGGCAAACCCTATCGCGCCCGTCAGGTTATTTTCAATGTCGATAACACCCCCGGGCAAGAGATTGGCGGCGTGAAGGTCAGCGGCGTGACGGAATCTGAGGCGCCCGATCGTCTGGTGTATGAACCGGCTAATCCGCTGGCGGATGAGCAAGGCTATGTACATATGCCAAACGTCGATGTGGTGGGTGAAATGGTCAACACCATTTCGGCATCCCGCAGCTACCAGGCCAACGTCGAAGTGATGAACTCGGCGAAAAGCCTGATGCTGAAAACCCTGACGCTGGGTCAGTAA
- the flgB gene encoding flagellar basal body rod protein FlgB: protein MFDKLDNELRFQQQALSLMSRRQDILASNIANADTPGYQARDIDFSKELKNAMAQETRNNHPLTLALTSGKHIPGVAPKVNDQPLLYRIPDQPSADGNTVDMDRERVNFADNNVKYQSSLTILGAQIKGLMSVINQG from the coding sequence ATGTTTGATAAACTTGATAATGAATTGCGTTTCCAGCAGCAGGCATTAAGTCTAATGTCGCGGCGGCAGGATATTTTAGCCTCCAATATCGCGAATGCCGACACGCCGGGCTACCAGGCACGAGACATTGATTTTTCAAAAGAGTTGAAAAATGCGATGGCGCAGGAGACGCGAAATAATCACCCATTAACATTAGCTCTAACATCTGGGAAACATATTCCTGGCGTTGCGCCGAAAGTCAACGATCAACCATTACTTTACCGCATTCCGGATCAGCCAAGCGCGGATGGTAATACCGTCGATATGGACCGCGAGCGCGTTAATTTTGCAGACAACAATGTTAAGTATCAGTCGAGTTTAACCATTCTCGGCGCTCAAATTAAAGGTTTAATGAGCGTCATTAACCAGGGTTAA
- the flgA gene encoding flagellar basal body P-ring formation chaperone FlgA, giving the protein MLYTLLRPLCLLLLCGALSLTAQPASAHTALLESRIAKLLAAGHHGAEESAPRLRIRLLTPTTKLALLCEKPDLRLSGHPVRITGNRSVIARCGRKQHFIQINVSASGRYWIAARLLKPGQTISPGDIQPLSGELDKLPAGLLLDANQIVGRTPTRTLRPGQPLTENQLRQRWLVVANQEVEIVAPGDGFLIHAKGKALNNAARNERVRLQTRSGRVVAATAVAEGRVSIKMDN; this is encoded by the coding sequence ATGCTGTACACGCTATTAAGGCCGCTTTGCCTGCTGCTACTCTGCGGCGCACTCTCGCTTACCGCCCAGCCAGCCAGCGCGCATACTGCGCTGCTTGAATCGAGAATTGCCAAACTGCTGGCCGCCGGCCATCACGGGGCAGAGGAGAGTGCGCCGCGTTTGCGCATTCGCCTGCTTACTCCCACCACTAAACTTGCCCTGCTCTGTGAAAAACCCGACTTACGCCTTTCCGGTCACCCCGTACGTATAACGGGGAACCGCAGCGTGATCGCCAGGTGCGGCAGAAAACAGCACTTTATTCAGATAAATGTCAGCGCCAGCGGGCGCTACTGGATTGCGGCGCGCCTGCTTAAACCGGGGCAAACCATCAGTCCGGGTGATATTCAGCCGCTCAGCGGCGAGCTGGATAAGCTGCCCGCCGGGCTGCTGCTCGATGCCAACCAGATCGTTGGCCGGACGCCGACGCGCACTCTGCGCCCCGGTCAGCCGCTGACGGAAAATCAGCTGCGCCAGCGCTGGCTGGTGGTAGCCAATCAGGAGGTGGAGATTGTCGCCCCCGGCGACGGTTTTTTGATTCATGCCAAAGGTAAGGCGCTGAATAATGCGGCGCGAAACGAACGGGTACGGCTACAGACGCGCAGTGGTCGCGTGGTGGCGGCAACCGCGGTGGCGGAAGGGAGAGTAAGCATCAAGATGGATAACTGA
- the flgM gene encoding flagellar biosynthesis anti-sigma factor FlgM: MNIERTSQARAIQATTAQQQGEPRAKYDDMGTAAASDARANGTQVKLSQLMQQFKTDSSRDIDTARVAEVKAKMEAGELTLDSDKIASALVRDIFQFS; the protein is encoded by the coding sequence ATGAATATTGAACGCACGAGTCAAGCACGCGCAATCCAGGCAACCACCGCGCAGCAGCAGGGTGAGCCGCGAGCAAAGTATGACGATATGGGCACAGCGGCGGCTTCTGACGCCCGGGCAAATGGTACCCAGGTCAAGCTGAGCCAGCTAATGCAGCAATTCAAAACTGACAGTAGCCGTGATATCGACACCGCACGCGTTGCTGAAGTTAAAGCGAAGATGGAAGCAGGCGAGTTAACGCTGGATAGCGACAAGATTGCCAGCGCGCTGGTCCGCGACATCTTTCAGTTCTCATAA
- the flgN gene encoding flagellar export chaperone FlgN: protein MENLSVILKKLTGLLEELESTLVEENGQLSRAQINPISLQIISDNKSRLLAAINFYDEQRKQEENQQKVTSPYVHKPQLAALWRGITYVVKKSSELNQKNYQLLEIHMKKINDVKQIVSRATSTTQLYGQSGNHSNDGSGNVYRISV from the coding sequence ATGGAAAATTTATCCGTAATATTGAAAAAACTCACCGGCCTGCTGGAGGAGCTTGAAAGTACGCTGGTCGAAGAGAACGGCCAGCTAAGCCGGGCGCAGATTAACCCGATTTCGCTGCAAATTATCTCCGATAATAAAAGCCGTCTGCTTGCCGCCATCAATTTTTATGATGAGCAGCGCAAGCAGGAGGAGAATCAGCAGAAGGTCACCTCCCCTTATGTTCACAAACCGCAGCTGGCGGCGCTGTGGAGAGGCATTACCTATGTGGTAAAAAAATCGAGCGAGCTGAACCAGAAGAATTATCAGCTGCTGGAGATACATATGAAAAAGATCAACGACGTTAAGCAGATCGTCAGCCGGGCGACGTCAACGACGCAACTCTACGGGCAGAGCGGCAATCACAGTAATGATGGTTCCGGCAATGTCTATCGCATCTCCGTATAG